The Numida meleagris isolate 19003 breed g44 Domestic line chromosome 12, NumMel1.0, whole genome shotgun sequence genome includes a window with the following:
- the CYSTM1 gene encoding cysteine-rich and transmembrane domain-containing protein 1, with protein MNYENPPPYPGPGPTAPYPPYAPQPGGPPGPYPGYPPGPAGPYPPPGQPGYQGYPQYGWQNAPPPPGPVYADGPKNTVYVVEERRRDDSGESACLTACWTALCCCCLWDMLT; from the exons ATGAACTACGAAAATCCTCCACCTTACCCTGGCCCGGGCCCAACGGCCCCTTACCCACCCTATGCACCACAGCCGGGAGGCCCTCCTGGCCCCTACCCTGGCTATCCGCCCGGACCCGCAGGGCCATACCCACCACCAGGCCAGCCGGGCTATCAAGGTTATCCGCAGTATGGATGGCAAAATGCACCTCCGCCTCCAGGACCGGTGTACGcagatgggcctaaaaacacAG TGTACGTCGTGGAGGAGAGACGGAGGGATGACTCAGGCGAGAGCGCCTGCCTGACGGCGTGCTGGACCgcgctctgctgctgctgcctctgggaCATGCTGACCTGA